From a region of the Fischerella sp. JS2 genome:
- a CDS encoding NADAR family protein yields MTIYFYKAYEPYGCFSNFSPHGIKINGIYWRTVEHYYQAQKFVGTTDAVIIPVIHAVETPEEAATLGRCCTRKVRLDWELVKTNIMREAVLKKFLTHADIREILLTTGDQLLVENSPKDYFWGCGADRTGQNHLGKILMSVREEIRKLPLLTVISE; encoded by the coding sequence ATGACTATTTACTTTTACAAAGCTTATGAGCCTTATGGCTGTTTTTCTAACTTTTCTCCCCACGGCATTAAAATCAATGGTATTTATTGGCGGACAGTAGAGCATTATTATCAAGCTCAAAAATTTGTGGGAACAACAGATGCGGTGATCATACCTGTAATCCACGCCGTTGAGACGCCAGAAGAAGCGGCGACCTTAGGACGCTGCTGCACTCGCAAGGTGCGTTTAGATTGGGAATTAGTTAAGACAAATATCATGCGAGAAGCTGTACTCAAAAAGTTTCTCACCCATGCTGATATTAGGGAGATTCTACTCACGACCGGCGATCAATTACTGGTGGAAAACTCACCTAAAGATTATTTTTGGGGTTGTGGTGCAGATCGCACAGGACAAAATCATCTCGGTAAAATTCTCATGAGTGTAAGGGAAGAAATTCGTAAGTTACCGTTGCTTACAGTAATTTCCGAATAA
- a CDS encoding DUF2079 domain-containing protein, with the protein MTCISALVLFGCSSLRHVLFHSAAWDLGIFDQAVYLISQGQSPISSFLGFHILGDHAATIFYPLALLYKICPTVYWLLLVQAVALASGALFTNYIARQVGLTRRQAIAIAVVYLLYPLVFNINLYDFHPEVIALPALLGAILAARWAKFGWFCFSIFLALACKAVLSLTVAAMGVWLLIFEKRRLYGAIALLSGIVWFTIATKAIIPFFGGEAASVTRHISRYSYLGNSFAEIFQNLLFNPHLALEKFFSLNTLEYLALLFAPVLWGIAPRHLLPLIAAIPTLMLNILADASQQRNLVHQYSLPILPFLLVVVIQTLAAGQGWIQRPRKIILWSLVAFFALGKYGYFWTIYLDSLDTWQATRQAIAQVQSKGGVYTTAEIATHLAHRPLIEFTDANSPPADLTKFEYILLNTRHPGWLSNRDFAMNLVNQLKNTKQFQLHYQQNDVYLFVKNSSARDKTS; encoded by the coding sequence ATGACTTGCATAAGTGCCTTAGTGTTATTTGGGTGTAGCAGTTTACGACATGTGCTGTTTCACTCAGCCGCTTGGGATTTAGGAATTTTTGATCAAGCCGTCTACTTGATTAGCCAAGGACAGTCCCCAATTTCCTCGTTTTTAGGGTTTCACATTCTTGGGGATCATGCAGCTACAATTTTCTATCCATTAGCTTTACTTTACAAAATCTGTCCTACTGTTTACTGGTTGTTGCTTGTGCAGGCAGTTGCCTTAGCATCGGGTGCGCTGTTTACCAATTATATTGCGCGTCAAGTTGGACTCACGAGGCGACAAGCAATAGCGATCGCAGTAGTTTATCTGTTGTATCCATTGGTATTTAACATTAATCTGTATGACTTTCACCCAGAAGTCATAGCCCTACCCGCACTCTTAGGAGCAATTTTAGCTGCTCGTTGGGCAAAATTTGGCTGGTTTTGTTTCAGTATCTTCTTGGCATTGGCATGTAAGGCAGTATTATCTCTTACAGTTGCAGCAATGGGAGTCTGGCTACTGATATTTGAAAAAAGGCGGCTATATGGTGCGATCGCCTTACTCAGTGGTATCGTTTGGTTTACGATCGCGACCAAAGCAATCATCCCTTTTTTCGGTGGTGAAGCAGCCTCAGTCACTCGTCATATCTCACGCTATAGCTACCTGGGAAATTCGTTTGCTGAAATATTCCAGAATCTGCTGTTCAATCCACACTTAGCCTTGGAAAAATTTTTCTCCCTCAATACTCTAGAATATTTAGCTTTACTATTTGCACCAGTCCTTTGGGGAATTGCACCTCGACATTTGCTACCCCTGATCGCTGCGATTCCCACATTGATGTTGAATATTCTTGCTGATGCTAGTCAACAAAGAAACTTAGTGCATCAGTATTCTCTCCCAATCTTACCTTTTTTGTTAGTAGTCGTAATTCAAACTCTGGCTGCTGGGCAAGGATGGATACAAAGACCAAGAAAAATTATTCTCTGGTCTTTAGTAGCTTTTTTTGCATTAGGAAAATACGGTTATTTCTGGACAATTTATCTAGATTCATTGGATACTTGGCAAGCAACACGGCAAGCGATCGCCCAAGTGCAAAGCAAAGGAGGTGTTTATACGACTGCCGAAATTGCCACTCATTTAGCCCATCGCCCACTGATCGAGTTTACAGATGCAAATTCGCCACCAGCAGATTTGACGAAATTTGAATATATACTCTTAAATACCCGTCATCCTGGTTGGCTAAGTAATCGTGATTTTGCGATGAATTTGGTCAATCAACTCAAAAATACTAAACAGTTTCAACTCCACTATCAACAAAATGACGTTTATTTATTTGTAAAAAACTCTTCTGCTAGAGATAAAACAAGTTAA